The Cololabis saira isolate AMF1-May2022 chromosome 18, fColSai1.1, whole genome shotgun sequence genome contains the following window.
gtgatGCATCAAAGGAGTTTTTTAAAGATGCTCCTGGTTTTCCTTCAGAGAGGTGACTTGTTTGTAAACGTTGTTTCTGAAAAACGTAACTGAGACAGAAACGTTTTCATCGTAACATGTTTAAAGTGAACATTTCTCTGTTTTGCTGCCATTCTTAGATGGTTGTTGATGtttccagaaacacagcagactATAAAGGGGGTGTTGGAGTCTCTTCTGAGGGACTGTAGTTCAGCGGTTTGTTCAGCAGGGGCATCTTTCTGCTGTGGTTGCAACATCATTTAGGGAGGAAGTTCTCCTCAGGTGGACAGTGTTGCTGGAtgcaggaggacagatggtTCCTGGAACCATGTGAACATTGATCTGTTGAGAAGCTGGTCTTTGTGGACACTTGCTGGACCTTCTTGTACCACCAGATTGAGAGCTGGTACTGGGAGTAAGACATGGACGTTCTCAGTCTCAGGAGGACCAGAGAACCTTCAACATGACAGGAAGTCCTCTGgtggactgtcctcatccaaacaTGACTCCATGGACCTTCAGACATCATGTGACCTAGTTCTTCATgattcctccacagagtggaccagcagatctcagagtcccccagtgttccgtctgtccagcagcatcagacccagctggactccgtctttcaggtctgtacatgaacaacaactgcttctccatttgttgtcctgatgtccatctgcatgctggtctctggagaccaatggactgtcagtctgtccatcatggacctgatgtttgtctccatgctggtctctggagaccagtggactgtcagtctgtccatcatggacctgatgtttgtctccatgctggtctctggagaccagtggactgtcagtctgtccatcatggacctgatgtttgtctgcatgctggtctctggagaccagtggactgtcagtctgtccatcatggacctgatgtttgtctccatgctggtctctggagaccagtggactgtcagtctgtccaaaatgggtctgatgtttgtctccattgTTTCAGTCTGGTTGTGTCCTTCATatggtcttctgttccagctgctggagaaCGACATCATCATGTTTGTGAaggacgagctgaagaagatccagaaggttctgagtccagattacccagaatcctcagagagtcaggaggaggatgaagatgaagagcagAAGAGCATCAGAGAGACACTCGTAAAGATCACAGTGAAGTTCTTGAGGAAGAGGAAGCAGGAGAAGCTGGCCGACCtcctgcagagcagtaagacgtttctctgaacatctgagctgctggataaaccacacccaatgtctcagtagaggaccaacattcacagatcagacACAACATTAAACCCACTGGAAGGTGGAGGAACTCAGCTCATCTTCTGTTAGGAACATCTCTTTAATAGGGTCATTAATATCCCAGTAAATAAGAGTTTTATTCTAAAGAGTTGAACCGTGTGGATTCAATATTCAGttccagcaaacacaaaacaaacacaacttaTGTGTCTGAAGTGAAtcgtagaggaaacactgttgttgTTCCTCTGATTGATCGGAGGGGTTTTTCGGAGGAAAACGCTTCAAAACTCCTCATTGAACGGCTGATCAGTGAATGTTGAATGTTTCTTTAGAAGAAGTAGAGCTTGTTGTGGGCTGATTTTAAAGCACTAAgtggttttctttatttcatctttatttagatACCGTTGCTGCCGTTTGTCAATCCAAACTCAAAGTTCAGCTGCAGAAGAAGCACCAGCATGTGTCTGAGGGGATCACTAAAGCAGGAGAGACaacccttctggagcagatctacacggagctctacatcacagagggagggaccggagaggtcaatgaagaacatgaagtcagacagattgaagcagcttccaggaaaccagacagagcagaaacagccgtcagacaggaagacatctttaaacccccacctggaagagaaggaccaatcagaacggtgatgacgaagggagtggccggcatcgggaaaacagtcctaacacagaagttcagtctggactgggctgaaggcagaaccaaccaggacatccagttcctgcttccattcaccttcagagagctgaataTGCTGAGAGAGGaaaagttcagcttggtggaactagttcatggattcttctctgaaaccagaGGAATCTGtagctttgaagagttccaggtcgcgttcatctttgacggtctggatgagagtcgacttcctctggacttccacaacgcTACAATCGTCAGTGACCCCAGaaggtccacctcagtggacgtgctgctgacaaacctgaTCAGGGgcaacctgcttccttctgctcgtctctggatcaccacacgacccgcagcagccaatcagatccctcctgagtgtgttgacatggtgacagaggtcagagggttcactgacccacagaaggaggaatacttcaggaagaggttcagagaagaggagaagaacagcaggatcatctcccacatcaagacatcacggagcctccacatcatgtgccacatcccagtcttctgctggatcactgctacggtcctggagaacgtcctcgAGAACGTCCTGGAGACCAGAGAGGGAGGGCAGCTGCCCAaaaccctgactgagatgtacatccacttcctggtggtccaggccaaactgaagaaagTCAAGAATGACGGAGGAActgagacggatccacactggactccagagagcaggaagatggtggagtctctgggaaaactggcttttgagcagctgcagaaaggaaacctgatcttctatgaaccagacctgagagagtgtggcatcgatgtcagagaggcttcagtgtactcaggagtgttcacccagatctttagagaggagagcagcctgtaccaggaccaggtcttctacttcatccatctgagtgttcaggagtttctggctgctcttcatgtccatcagaccttcatcaactctggagtcaacctgctgggaGATCAACGAACAACTCACCCTTCTTCAACCGGTTTCTATCCGACAGCTGTGGACTGGACCTTCcagagtccaaacggacacctggacttgttcctgcgcttCCTCCTAGGTCTTTCAGTGGAGACAAATCAGaacctcctacgaggtctgatgacatcaaaccaaagaagttcacagaacaatcaggaaactATCAAATACATCAAGGAGAGAATCAGTggggatctgtctgcagagagaagcatcaacctgttccactgtctgaatgaactgaacgatcggtctctggtggaggaggtccaagaGTCCCTGAGGTCTGGACGTATCTACGCAAATGAAATGTCTCCTGCTCATTGGTCGGCTCTggccttcatcttactgtcatcagaagaagatctggaggtgtttgacctgaagaagttctcagcttcagagaaggctctacggaggctgctgccggtggtcaaagcctccaagaaagttctGTAAGTATCAACCTCAACGTGATTTAACACAAACTTTACTGAAGACCAGCAGAACAGTTGGAGACACAACTACATTTTCTTCCATTACAGTGAAATAAcctggttgttgttcttttcttccgtctgcagactgagtggctgtcacctctcagggaacatctgtccacgtctgtcctcagttctcagctctcagtcctccagtctgacagaactggacctgagcaacaacgacctgcaggattctggactgaagcagctgtgtcctggactggagagtccacactgtcacctggagtctctcaggtcagaattcATTCAGTCTTCTCCAGGTCCAGAAAACATGCTGCTAaacgtgtctgcagcaggacacttgagcagagaacatgcagcacacctgtgttgtgtgtctgcaggctgtcaggctgtctgatctcagaggaaggaaaTGCTTCTCTGGAGTGACTAGTTTCTGACTACGTCTGGTTTTACCTCCAGAtttcatgtaataataataatgaatttaacttgtaatgcactttacattcaatgaatctcaaagtgctacacttagaccattattcattcatacacattctcaccggtggtagctacgtttgtgctacatttgtagccacagctgccctgcagactgagggAAGCATATTGTGcaaaacggcccctccgaccaccaccaaacctacacattcatacacattcacacagggcAAGgcgtcttgcccaaggacactgcGAACGAtactgggacggagcgggattcgaaccgccaaccttccaatcattggacgacccgctctaccacctgagctactgccgccccccaTGTTTTTTTCACTTGTTTAGGGTCTTTTTTTCAACTCAACCTCAGATGAGTGAGTTTATGCTGGTTCTTTCATTTCCGGTGACTTTAATATTGGAACTAGAATCAAACACAAGCATGAACTCTGACAAGGAAACACTTTCACTTTCATTTCTGTTTTAACTGGGGGGGGCAGCATTCAGCTCCTTttctccacagatctggaacaaccttccagaaacctgcaggaacGCTGGTTCAAACCTCAGTTCTTTTAAATCCAGATTACACCTCTATTTACAGCTGCCTTTATTGGATTATTGAAAccatctgtattcagatttCAACTGTTaatttcaggactaaattgtAGTAGAAAATTCCACCTTTTATTCATTCTGCCAACTGCACTAAAActcatgatttttatttttccctctttactTTTCAGGTTTTTATCATGTGAAGCTGCTTTAATTGTTTGTTGCTGAAACGTGATTTAACACAAACTTTACTGAAGACCAGCAGAACAGTTGGAGACACAACTACATTTTCTTCCACAACAGTGAAATAAcctggttgttgttcttttcttccgtctgcagactgagtggctgtctcctctcagaggacatctgtccacttctgtcctcagttctcagctctcagtcctccagtctgacagaactggacctgagcaacaacgacctgcaggattctggactggagcagctgtgtcctggactggagagcccacactgtcacctggagtctctcaggtcaggattcattcagtcttctccaggtccagtgaacatgctgctaaacgtgtctgcagcaggacacgtgagcagagaacatgcagcagacctgtgttgtgtgtctgcaggctgtcaggctgtctgatttcagaggaaggaagttcttctctggtctcagctctgacctccaacccctcccacctgagagagctggacctgagctacaaccatccaggagagtcagcagggaagcttcTGTCTGGAATGGAGGATCCtcgctggagactggacactctcaggtaggacactctcgggtaagacactctcaggtaggacactctcaggtaggacacactcaggtaggacacactcaggtaggacactctcaagTAGGACACTctaaggtaggacactctcaggtaggacactctcaggtagaacacactcaggtaggacacactcaggtggGACATTctaaggtaggacactctcgggtaggacactctcaggtaggacactctcaggtaggacacactcaggtaggacacactcaggtaggacacactcaggtaggacactctcaggtaggacacactcaggtaggacacactcaggtaggacacactcaggtaggacactctcaggtaggacactctcaggtaggacactctcaggtaggacactctcaggtaggacacactcaggtaggacactctcaggtaggacactctcaggtaggacacactcaggtggGACACTctaaggtaggacactctcgggtaggacactctcaggtaggacacactcaggtaggacactctcagactggacactctcaggtaggacactctcagactggacactctcaggtaggacacactcaggtaggacacactcaggtaggacactctaaggtaggacactctcaggtaggacacactcaggtaggacactctcagactggacactctcaggtaggacactctcaggtaggacacactcaggtaggacactctcagactggacactctcaggtaggacacactcaggtaggacacactcaggtaggacactctaaggtaggacactctcgggtaggacactctcaggtaggacacactcaggtggGACACTctaaggtaggacactctcgggTAGGACACtttcaggtaggacacactcaggtaggacactctcagactggacactctcagactggacactctcaggtaggacacactcaggtaggacacactcaggtaggacactctcagactggacactctcaggtaggacacactcaggtaggacactctcagactggacactctcaggtaggacacactcaggtaggacactctcagactggacactctcaggtaggacactctcaggtaggacacactcaggtaggacactctcaggtaggacactctcagactggactctctcaggtaggacactctcaggtaggacactctcagactGGACaatctcaggtaggacactctcaggtaggacactctcaggtaggacactctcaggtaggacactctcaggtaggacactctcaggtaggacactctcaggtaggacactctcagactggacactctcaggtaggacactctcaggtaggacactctcaggtaggacactctcaggtaggacactctcagactggacactctcgggtaggacactctcaggtaggacactctcgggGGACATCGCTGCTTcctctgagagagactgagctggtctgatcctcctcctccttccagggtggagcctgctggacaacgatggctgacaccaggtctgaggaagtgtaagtgtgtttttattcaaccatctttactcgttcatgagtccatcagtgatcaataactgatcaataataactgcagctgcttgtttgttctctccatcagattcctgtcaactcaccgtcgacacaaacacagtccacaacaaCATCCaactgtctgatgacaacaggaagatggtgtttgaggaggatcagtcatatcctgatcatccagacaggtttgatcgtcttcatcagctgctgtgtagagaagttctgacgggtcgctgttactgggaggtccagtggagcggaggagtttgtgtatcagtgagttacagaagaatcagcaggagaggaaaCTCTGGTGACTGTTGGTTTGGAGGAAaggatcattcctggagtctggaatGTTATCCAGGTGATCAGTACTATGTCCGTCACAATAACAGAGAAACATTCATCTCCCCCTCATCTCCATCTTCAGACTCTGGCAGAGTAGcagtgtacgtggacgttcctgctggaactctgtccttctatgaagtcgtctctgacagactgatccacctccacaccttcaacaccagcttctctgaacctctctgtgctggatttggaTTCTGGTACCAGTCTagttcagtgtctctgtgtccagtttagtctccagagtctcctgtcagagaaactgtctctgctggatcctggacttggactctggttctggttcctcagtgtctccatgatgatgatgatgatgatgatgatgatgatgatgatgatgatgaaggagatgatcaccatttatcttaaattttttggtttattgtatttttatttgatctttttcacatttaaacattaaataatttactggatgttgatgtttgatcataCATTAAATTTGTAAGTACTGGATCAGTgtgaagatgaagtgatgactcctcttcctctctgaccttCAACTCCTGGGTGGAGGTCACATGTTCTCTTGGTGCTGGTGAGGGTTTCTCCAggaactccagcttcctctcacTGCTTCACCtaaatggagggatgagacctggtctggatggatggagggatgagacctggtctggatggataataataataataataataataataataataataataataataataataataataataataataataataataataataataataataataatgacttggatttatatagcgcccttctaggcacccagagcgctttacagagatcattattcatccatacacattctctctggtggtggtaagctacgtttttgtagccacagctgccctggggcagactgaaggaagcgtggctgccatatcgcgcctaacggcccctccgaccaccaccaacattcatacacattcacacggggcaaggtgggtaaggtgtcttgcccaaggacactacgacagcaaactggatggagggatgagacctggtctggatggatggagggatgagacctagtctggatggatggagggatgagacctggggcctcatgtacagaGTGCGgtacacaaaaaacgtgcgttcgCCACTTTCTAcactcacggtcggatgtataaagaatgacgtgaacgtagaaagttgcggtccgTCACTCACAGATTAAGGCTGGTTCACGCACTTTTCTgcggttttgtccgttggcgacactcactggtgatgcagtgaagtgcagaatatgaggaaacgtgacgtcaacaataagttcaggaCCACGTGAAGTtcactggggcctcatttataaaagagtgcgtaggagtcatactaaaagtgcacgtaaacccaaaagccgaaaatggcaggcgcaaaaaaaaatctggatttataaaaccgtgtgcacgcacacttgcacacaatgttctctttataaatcccagtccagctggaaggttgcgcaggtgaatccgcctcatatcccgccctttacacgcccactttctaccataaatggtttgtttttgcatatgaatgagcctgctgagaatgcgcagcggcttcctgcagcctgttcctgctgtgtcaggatgaatgagacgtgtcgagccggaGTTCTGacgaggtgtcctacctcggcagaaaatactaccgtaccatccccgtttcttttatctcagtttgtttttttcatgcaaatagacgatttaacagcaggaagtcagaaagtgcttcacatagatctatgtgtgcGACACTTCGGCACACTtccacatagatagatagatagatagatagatagatagatagatagatagatagatagatagatagatagatagatagatagatagatagatagatagatagatagatagatagatagatagatagatagatagatagatagatagaactttactaacattaatattaaaataaacctgaaatatAAGTTTAAAAATAGCATATAAAatgcaaactaaaatatagtccagtcgtggcagaggtgagtgtgtgagtgtgtgtgtgactgagttCAGGAGGAGTTAAACAGGGACGAAGGATCTCCTGAATCGCtccgttctgcagcgcagtgagCGGAGCCGACGCTGCCGCTGCAGCTCCGACCTGCaaatgcaggtaggatgatctgacagatgaaaataccccgtcagatcacgcttccacatagacatcaacattaatctatgtggaagcgtgatctgacggggtattttcatctgtcaaataaccctacctgccaatatccatgtggaagcgtgatttgataggtttttttcttccgctgaatcgtcgtacacatagatctatgtgaagcactttctgacttcctgctgttaaatcgtgtATTTGCATgtaaaagcctttgaaaaaaaagaaactgagctAAAAGAAACTGGGATGGTACGGTAATATTTTCTGCTGAGGTAGGACACCTGCAGAACACCGGCGttggtgtacatggatctataacacATGGATCTATAACGCTGcaggcttgggtgtacatggatctataacacATGGATCTATAACACATGGATCTATAACGCTGCAGGCTTGGGTGTACAtagatctataagtctgatatgtgatgacattaagagtatgacatgaatctgacttcatttcaccacctcaccgcctgcatcGCCAGTTCCCCAGATCTTCAAAATGTCcgtgcgcgagggtcagggttgccgtagagatacacacatttttcggtttgtttttttttttttaaatccaacctttgcgtagaaggtggcgtgcacatctttcaagccctgttttgtgtgaaagtaagctttataaatgaggccccaggtgatTACAGACTTCTCTTTCAGGGGTTATTGAAGTGTATTTTGGGGGCGGAGCTAGTTTCAGTGGGACGAGCCAGGACTTACTGGACAGATTGTATTTTTCTGCCAGCTTCAAATTGTCTCGGTGTCTCTGGAAGAACTTCAGCAGGAGACTGCTGAGAGGAAGTCGGTGGATGCATCATTGAAACGTTGCTTCCACAACCAGCTTCCTCATAAACGATCGATGAAGTTAAACTACAAACTGATACTTCAGACAGTAAAAGTGATTTCAAGCTGCAGACCTGTGGCAGAAAAAACTTCAACATGGTGATGTCATCACAACTGAACAAAAACCTGATCTGAAGTTGTGAAGTCCAACATCTTTATGATGATCTAAACATCATATTAGCACAGATGGTTTCAAACTGAAACGTCCAACCAGCACATGTGGGTGTAAATGTGGCTGATGAACAGGATTTCTGAGGAATCGTGTGACATTTCTGGTTTGTTCActtcaggtcaaggaggaagaagaagtggtgaCTTATTCTTCTGTGAGGATCAAAACCAACCAACAGTGATCCCAGCAGTCTCTGCAGCTGCGTCTCCAAACCCAAATAGAGGATAAAAGACCTGGAGGACGTCCGGTTGTCCAGCTGCTGACAGGAAGTGGACAGTTGGACTCGTGTTCAGTCACA
Protein-coding sequences here:
- the LOC133418569 gene encoding NACHT, LRR and PYD domains-containing protein 3-like isoform X2, with product MDQCEDREEGVLPSKTSLRGKKRVGESRREEKSCVSLKSDASKDILVYFKDTRRSPSVRKQSGPGPGPGPEPGSGPGPGHSCVSLKSDASKEFFKDAPGFPSERVDQQISESPSVPSVQQHQTQLDSVFQLLENDIIMFVKDELKKIQKVLSPDYPESSESQEEDEDEEQKSIRETLVKITVKFLRKRKQEKLADLLQSNTVAAVCQSKLKVQLQKKHQHVSEGITKAGETTLLEQIYTELYITEGGTGEVNEEHEVRQIEAASRKPDRAETAVRQEDIFKPPPGREGPIRTVMTKGVAGIGKTVLTQKFSLDWAEGRTNQDIQFLLPFTFRELNMLREEKFSLVELVHGFFSETRGICSFEEFQVAFIFDGLDESRLPLDFHNATIVSDPRRSTSVDVLLTNLIRGNLLPSARLWITTRPAAANQIPPECVDMVTEVRGFTDPQKEEYFRKRFREEEKNSRIISHIKTSRSLHIMCHIPVFCWITATVLENVLENVLETREGGQLPKTLTEMYIHFLVVQAKLKKVKNDGGTETDPHWTPESRKMVESLGKLAFEQLQKGNLIFYEPDLRECGIDVREASVYSGVFTQIFREESSLYQDQVFYFIHLSVQEFLAALHVHQTFINSGVNLLGDQRTTHPSSTGFYPTAVDWTFQSPNGHLDLFLRFLLGLSVETNQNLLRGLMTSNQRSSQNNQETIKYIKERISGDLSAERSINLFHCLNELNDRSLVEEVQESLRSGRIYANEMSPAHWSALAFILLSSEEDLEVFDLKKFSASEKALRRLLPVVKASKKVLLSGCHLSGNICPRLSSVLSSQSSSLTELDLSNNDLQDSGLKQLCPGLESPHCHLESLRLSGCLLSEDICPLLSSVLSSQSSSLTELDLSNNDLQDSGLEQLCPGLESPHCHLESLRLSGCLISEEGSSSLVSALTSNPSHLRELDLSYNHPGESAGKLLSGMEDPRWRLDTLRVEPAGQRWLTPGLRKYSCQLTVDTNTVHNNIQLSDDNRKMVFEEDQSYPDHPDRFDRLHQLLCREVLTGRCYWEVQWSGGVCVSVSYRRISRRGNSGDCWFGGKDHSWSLECYPGDQYYVRHNNRETFISPSSPSSDSGRVAVYVDVPAGTLSFYEVVSDRLIHLHTFNTSFSEPLCAGFGFWYQSSSVSLCPV
- the LOC133418569 gene encoding NACHT, LRR and PYD domains-containing protein 3-like isoform X1; amino-acid sequence: MDQCEDREEGVLPSKTSLRGKKRVGESRREEKRRRPGPGPGPEPGPGPGPEPEPEPEPEPEPGPGPGPGPGPGPSCVSLKSDASKDILVYFKDTRRSPSVRKQSGPGPGPGPEPGSGPGPGHSCVSLKSDASKEFFKDAPGFPSERVDQQISESPSVPSVQQHQTQLDSVFQLLENDIIMFVKDELKKIQKVLSPDYPESSESQEEDEDEEQKSIRETLVKITVKFLRKRKQEKLADLLQSNTVAAVCQSKLKVQLQKKHQHVSEGITKAGETTLLEQIYTELYITEGGTGEVNEEHEVRQIEAASRKPDRAETAVRQEDIFKPPPGREGPIRTVMTKGVAGIGKTVLTQKFSLDWAEGRTNQDIQFLLPFTFRELNMLREEKFSLVELVHGFFSETRGICSFEEFQVAFIFDGLDESRLPLDFHNATIVSDPRRSTSVDVLLTNLIRGNLLPSARLWITTRPAAANQIPPECVDMVTEVRGFTDPQKEEYFRKRFREEEKNSRIISHIKTSRSLHIMCHIPVFCWITATVLENVLENVLETREGGQLPKTLTEMYIHFLVVQAKLKKVKNDGGTETDPHWTPESRKMVESLGKLAFEQLQKGNLIFYEPDLRECGIDVREASVYSGVFTQIFREESSLYQDQVFYFIHLSVQEFLAALHVHQTFINSGVNLLGDQRTTHPSSTGFYPTAVDWTFQSPNGHLDLFLRFLLGLSVETNQNLLRGLMTSNQRSSQNNQETIKYIKERISGDLSAERSINLFHCLNELNDRSLVEEVQESLRSGRIYANEMSPAHWSALAFILLSSEEDLEVFDLKKFSASEKALRRLLPVVKASKKVLLSGCHLSGNICPRLSSVLSSQSSSLTELDLSNNDLQDSGLKQLCPGLESPHCHLESLRLSGCLLSEDICPLLSSVLSSQSSSLTELDLSNNDLQDSGLEQLCPGLESPHCHLESLRLSGCLISEEGSSSLVSALTSNPSHLRELDLSYNHPGESAGKLLSGMEDPRWRLDTLRVEPAGQRWLTPGLRKYSCQLTVDTNTVHNNIQLSDDNRKMVFEEDQSYPDHPDRFDRLHQLLCREVLTGRCYWEVQWSGGVCVSVSYRRISRRGNSGDCWFGGKDHSWSLECYPGDQYYVRHNNRETFISPSSPSSDSGRVAVYVDVPAGTLSFYEVVSDRLIHLHTFNTSFSEPLCAGFGFWYQSSSVSLCPV